Proteins encoded within one genomic window of Panicum virgatum strain AP13 chromosome 1N, P.virgatum_v5, whole genome shotgun sequence:
- the LOC120657320 gene encoding probable transcription factor At1g11510 has protein sequence MAPKRSAPAPPPPASDEETASGSGSEGEEDNEEIAYSPPPSAAPKTTAPPPQKGQQSDDSEEEEDEEEEEEEENANHVAPPPATKNPSPPPPNREESESSGDEEEETDDEAPQQKHAPSREVERKGAKPSSGDDKKPGAPFQRTWSTDDEVRILEALAAYRLEHGALPQLDALATVLAGSLDNSGYNPALLQGKVKALKRRYSMAAKKGERPSKDHDRRLFDLSKSVWGPVTAAANGGAPREVSEMCELYPYLAEEVKALQKAHPGMFKREFTMIDDDKARALDTKIKKQRLHQLKVLQRGHDLTKEVTRTLIDLVD, from the coding sequence ATGGCCCCCAAGCGCtcggctcccgcgccgccgccgcctgcctccgACGAGGAGACGGCCTCTGGTTCGGGCTCCGAGGGGGAGGAGGACAACGAGGAGATCGCCTACTCGCCCCCTCCTTCTGCCGCTCCCAAGACcacggctccgccgccgcagaagGGCCAGCAATCCGACGACTccgaagaggaagaagatgaggaggaggaggaggaggaggagaatgcCAACCACGTGGCGCCTCCTCCCGCTACCAAGAAcccgtctccgccgccgccgaatcgcGAGGAATCCGAGAGCTCCGGCGACGAGGAAGAGGAGACGGACGACGAGGCACCACAACAGAAGCATGCACCAAGCCGCGAGGTGGAGAGGAAGGGTGCGAAGCCGTCGTCGGGCGATGACAAGAAGCCGGGCGCACCCTTCCAGCGCACTTGGTCGACCGACGACGAGGTCCGCATCCTGGAGGCCCTGGCCGCGTACCGCCTGGAGCACGGCGCGCTGCCGCAGCTCGATGCTCTCGCCACCGTGCTCGCCGGCAGCCTCGACAACAGTGGCTACAACCCCGCGTTGCTACAGGGTAAGGTCAAGGCCCTGAAGCGCCGGTACAGCATGGCTGCCAAGAAGGGCGAGCGGCCGAGCAAGGATCACGACCGCCGGCTCTTCGACCTCTCCAAGAGCGTCTGGGGTcccgtgacggcggcggcgaacggcggcgcACCGAGGGAGGTCAGCGAGATGTGCGAGCTGTACCCGTACCTCGCTGAGGAGGTGAAGGCGCTGCAGAAGGCGCACCCGGGCATGTTCAAGCGGGAGTTCACGATGATCGACGATGACAAGGCGCGCGCGCTGGACACGAAGATCAAGAAGCAGAGGCTGCATCAGTTGAAGGTGCTTCAACGAGGCCACGATCTGACCAAGGAAGTGACCAGGACTCTCATAGATCTGGTCGACTAA